TCTCCATTTCCGTTGAACTTCCAATGTATTTTGAAAAATCTGATGAGCAACAAATCACAATTACTGCAACTGAAGATAAAACACAAAACAATGCAAAAAATGTAACCTTTCTCATAGGACTGTTCCATCAAAATGAGATGGTTTTTAGAAACTACTTTTTTGCTGAAGATGGAATTCTCAAAATCAAAGTAAAACCTACTAGTGAAGGAGAACTGCAAATTCATGGAGAACAAGATTCGCTTCTTGGCGCATGGCATGGCACTGAATCAAAACCTATAGAGATTTCAGGCCCCATATTCAATTCTGGTGGCTTGTACAATTTTGAAATTGAAGTTAGGACAATTGATGAGCCTACAAACATAATTGAAGACTCTGGGATTTACTATGCAGATCTATCGTTAGTTGAGACAACTGAGCACATCCAACAAGATGAGCAAGGAAATGACGTCAAATTCCGTCTCAAGTCATACTTTGATAAAATATCCAATCTTAAGTACGATCCCGTGGCTAGAGAAGTATCATTTGAGATGCCATTTGACTGGAGTGAAAGCCAAATGTCTCATATTCCTGTAGTTCATGAGGAAGTCCATTTTCCAAAACACTTTACTGAATTTTTGTACCCTAGTTATACTGGAAAAGTAAATGGCATTGATTTGTTTAAAGCATCTGTAACAATTGATGATTACACTGAAGAAGATGAACGAATTGTACATTTCGTTTTGCTGCAAGATCATATTAGATTCATAAAAAACCAAATGAAAAAAACAGATGAGCCACTTCCTGACAAAATGATCTTTACTTTATCTGCAAGTGAAAAAGTAGAGTTTCCATTAACTGCATACACTAGAAGTGAAGACTTTCAAGTAGATTTGTCATGGGATCCAGTTGATATTTTGCCAAGTCAACAAACAAAATTTATCCTAACTATTAGAGACGGAGCAACAGGTGAACCGATGAGAAATTCCGATTACACTTTTGTAATAATACAAAATGGAAAAGAAATTCACAGAACTAATGGATTTGCTCAAGTTGGAGGTGATTTTCAAGCATATGAATTTGGAGAAGATCAAACAGGTCCAACAGTAATTCGTTTTGAAAACATTAGAAATACTGGACAAGAAACAGAATTTGGTGTTGTAGTTGCACCAGAATTTGGCTCTATTGCAGTTTTGATTTTAGTTGTATCAATTATAGCAGTTGTATTTGTTACAAAAAAGAACTCGTTTGCTTTGAAAGCAAATTGCTAAAGTGCTACTAGTTTTACTGTATCCATATTCTTGTTTGTCTGAAAGTCCCTTGTCATAGTTGATACCTTTTCTGCATCTCCATCAATTACAAACAACTCCATGCATTTTTCTTTCTCGATTTTACTGTGCAGATGAGTTGTTATCAAATCTTCAAAATTATGAGTAATTCCTGAAACAATATGATCAAACTCGTCGTTGTGCACTACAAGTAAGATTGCATGTATGTTACCTTCAAGATTTGATTTCTGTTTTTCTTCAGAAACAAATGTCCTGATGCCTGCCCTAATTGCCTCAGATCTTCCAGAAAATCCCATTGATGACTGTAATTTGTCTAATTCAGATAGGATTTCATCATTTAGGGATATTGAGACAATTGGCATACGCATAATGTTATTAATTATCTTATAAGTTTAGCAATTATTTTTATTAAGATTTTGTAACTTTATTAATAATTCTAATTCAGAGGTTTGCGTGACTAGTCAAGTAAAGATGGCGATAATTGCTATTATCATTGTAATTCCGCTTACTTCTTTTGTAGTATATGCAACTGATTCAAAAATCCAACAGGAAAATGTAAATGACAAACTAACAGTAATGTCATCATTTTACCCATTACATGAATTTGCAAAAAAAATTGGACAAGATAAAGTTGATGCAGAACTTCTTGTACCGGTGGGGGTTGAACCACATGAGTGGGAACCAACAATACAAGACATACAACGAATGCAAAAAGCTGATCTGATCATAATTAACGGAATAGGTTTTGAAAATTGGGTTAAGCATTTAGAAGAAATAAACTTTCAAGGAAATATTGTAGACACCAGTAGTGGAATTACAATCAAAGAAAATGTAGGAATTGAAACATTTCAATCTAAAGATGAACATGATTTTGGAGATCCTCATATTTGGCTAAATCCGGTATTGGTAAAAACCCAAGTTCAAAACATGGCAAATGCATTTTCAAATTCTGATCCACAAAATGAAAAATTTTACCAAAACAATGCAAAAAATTTCAAAGATGAATTGGATTTACTTGATAGAAATATACGAAATGATCTTTCAAGTTGCAATCGTGATTTTATTGCATTCCATAATGCATTTTCATATTTTGCAGATGAATATGATTTGAATCAACACACAATTATATCTACAAATGATCCTCATTCAGAACCAACCGCAAGAACATTGGAAAACGTGATTAACACTGCACGTGAATTAAATTTAAAAATTATTTTTACCGAGGAAACTGCTGATCCTAGAACATCGCAAATTATTGCTGATGAAATTGGCGGAAAGATCCTAGTGTTGTCTCCAATTGAAATTGGAAATGATAAGAGCTATGTTACTAGAATGACTGAAAATCTAAACAATCTCAAGGAGGCATTGTGTTGAAAGTTGTAGAGATTGAGCATCTTACAGTAGAATATCCAGGCGTAAAAGCCTTGGATGATGTAAGCTTTGCAGTAAATGAAGGGGATTTTTTGGGAATAATAGGCCCTAACGGTGCTGGAAAATCAACCTTATTTGCATCAATACTTGGATTGAACACAAAATACAAAGGGACAATCAAATTTTTTGGTAAGGACATAAAAAAATCAAAAGACTATCTAAAACAAATTGGGTATGTTCCACAAAAACCAATCTTTGAAAAAAATTTTCCAGCTACTGTAAATGATATAGTCAGAATGGGTTTGAGAAGAGAATCAGATGAAAGTAAAATCGATGAAATTCTTCAACAACTATGGATTCATGAGCTAGGAAACAGAAGAATAGGCGAGCTATCTGGTGGTCAACAGCAACGTGTCTTTATTGCAAAGGCTTTAGTAAATAACCCGAAACTTTTGATTCTTGACGAACCAGTAACAGGAATTGATCAACAAAGTATTGAATTGTTTTACAGTATTCTAAAAGAATTAAACTCGAAACAGAACATCACCATAATTTGGTCATCACATGATCTTGATGCAGTAAATAGACTTGTAAATCATGTTGCATGTTTGAACCGTACTCTGTTTTTCCATGGTGAGTCTGACAAATTTTTTGAAAATGATGAACTTGTTAAACAATATTCAGAGGCATCGATGCAGGAACACATGCATCACCATTAACCATGACTCTTGAAATTCTTTCTTTTGGATTTATGCAAAGAGGTCTTGTCTCTGGTATTGCAATTGCAATTTTGTGTTCTGTTGTTGGACTGTTTCTTGTTTTAAGAAGGTACTCTCTTTTTGGCGATGCAATTGCCCACTCTTCTTTTGGTGGAATTGCGCTTGGTTTGATGTCAGGTGTGTATCCACTTTGGACTGCATATGGTGTATCTTTGGTAAGCGCACTGATAATTACCAGGCTAAAAGACCGATTCAATATTTCTGGTGATGCATCAGTTGCAGTTTTGCTGTCATCAGGCATTGCAGTTGGTCTTGTAGTGATAGGGTTATCGGGTGGGTTTACAATTGATATCTTTAGTTTTCTTTTTGGAAGCATTTTGCTTGTTAGTGTAGATGACACAATAATGATTCTAGCATTAACTGGAATCATCCTTATCATAATTTTGGCAATGTATAGGCAGTTACTCTATTCTACATTTAATGAGGAACAAGCCAAAGTCAGTGGAATTCCAGTTGAAAAAATAAACTATCTGATTGTATTTCTTGCAGGAATCACTGTTGTTACTTCCATACAACTAGTCGGGGTTTTGTTGATTTCTGCACTTTTTGTAATTCCAAATGTTACTGCCATAATGTATGGAAAAGGATTCAAACAAACTGCTCTTATCTCAATTGGCTTTTCCGTATTTTCAGTGATTGCAGGAATTCTTGTTTCCTATGTGTTTGATATTACTCCTGCTGGAACAATTGTGTTATTGTCAATTGGATTGTTTGCTGGAACTATGGGTATTAGATCTATGGGAATTCTCAAGACTTGATTAGAGAATCAATTCTCCTTTTGTCTTTAACATTTTTTACAAAAAACAACGATGTGGCAATAATCCCCAATGCAATTAATGGGGATGCTATCTCTGTGTATTTTAGATCAATTTTCTGGGACTGTTCTGCGGCTTGAGCAACACCTGGAATTTCAGTTAATTTTATCATCCCTAGTTTATTTCCGCGCTGTTCTACAAACCATACATTGTTGTCATTGTCTGATGTAGTAAATTGTGCAAAAGATGTCTCAGTTGGAATTGGAATCTCAATTAATTCATCATTATCTGGATCATATGCCCCGATACTATCTACTGTGTGTTGTGCAAACCATACATTACCAAATCTGTCAAATGACATTCCATATGGTAACGCTTCTTGATTTGGAACTGATATTCTCTCAAAAGTCTCTATGATTGGATTAAACTTTACAATTGCCAGTCCTGTGTGCTCTGCTATCCATACATTTCCCTCCTCATCAATTAACAATGCTTCAGGAGCTCCTAGTGGCGTCTTTGGAGTAAATTCTTTGAGATTGTTATTTTTTGGATCTATGTAGCCTATCTTACCTACTGCAGATTCTGTAAACCAAACCTTTCCATCTGGATCAATAGATAATGCAAATGGCAATGACTCTTTTTGTGGCAATCGTATCTCTTCAAAAGACTTGTTTATTTGATCATACTTTAGAATAACATCTTTGTTTACTACTGCTATCCAAATATTTCCGTCAAAGTCTGACTGAACAAATGTTGGTGTATTCTTTGAAATTACTGGCTGAATTTCTGGTAAAGTAATTTTTGTTACTTGATCAGTCTCTGGATCAATAAATCCAATCTGGTTTGCTGGAGTATCAGTAAACCAAATCTTGCCGTCATTATCTTTTGTAAGTATCATTGACGTTAATCCGTCAAACGAGAAAGATTCAAACTCTTTTGTTTCTAAATCAAATCTCCATATTTTTGGTGCGGAGGGATCACTTACCCAAATTGCATTGTTTCCGTCATACAATGGATACAATGGCTTTGATTCTTCTGGTAATTCAAACTCTATGATTTCTACCTTAAGATCAGATAATCTTGGCTTTACAAGTAGCATGAGCGTTACAGATTCATTTGCATTTTCTGTTCTCTGTGCTTCCACTTCAACTTGCCACTCTCCTGAAAACCCAAATGTTAACTCACCTTTGAATTCCGTTGGACCATCTTCTTCCTGCGTCATCTCCATGGGAACTTCTATTGGCGAAATACCCCTTTGTGGATTTGAAATTTTTACCTTCAACTCATCAGAATCTGCAAGCCGATTGTTACTAAAGTCGCTTACCTTGACAAAAACAGAATTTGTTCCGCTACTAAAAGGTGTGATTTCAATATCGAATCTGATATTTTCTGAGTATTCTATTGTCCTAAATCCATATGATGTGTCTAGTGCATCTGCCTTCTGAATCTCCCCTGCTGGCAATGTTCCATTTGTTAGTAAGGCTACAACTCCTAACAAAATAATTCCTAACACCGCATCAATCTTCAATGATCTCTTTAGGCTATTATGAACTGATACTGAACTTGATTTAATCTTGTTTTCATTTGGTTTTTGAATTTTGAATTGAATCAAACCTCCAAGTCCAACCATAATTGCTGCAATCGCTATCTTTGCAAAAATTATTTTACCATATGTTGATTCTGTAATTAGTCCTACATCACTTTCTAAAAGCCACATTAGAGTAGGTCCTGAAATTATTACTATTCCTACTGCAATGATAAATGCAATAGAAAATCTTGGAATCATCACTAGTGACATTTTCTCCATTTTTGATTTTTCTAATCTGGAAAATGTTGGCATCAAAGCAAATGCAAAATAAATAATTCCCCCAATCCAAACGGCTGCAACAAAATTATGTACATAATCTAATGCAATTGCTGCAATTTGCTCACTTGCTGCACCATGACCAACCATAGTTGAAGTTCCAATTAGGATTAACGATAATACTAACATCGGAATATGGTGGAATTTTCCAATCTGTTTTTTTCTATCCATCCAAAACCAAATCCCAAGAAGAATGATGGTAATAGTCATTCTAATTATCCACGTTGTACCAAAAGTTGTTTGGATTGCATCTATTGCAGAGGTTTCTAATCTTAGAGTTTGAACTGCTAAAACTATTATGTTTGATGCAAAAACTAGCATTAATCCAATACCTGTTATGGACATGAATTTTCCATGATGTACTACGTTAATCTTCTCAATCTCTTTTCGAATGATCTCTTTGTTTTGTGTTCCCCAGATCAACATTGATGCAATTACTGCTCCTAGAACAATTGTTTCACCAACAAATCCTGGAAATCTAGCTCCCGCTTCAGGGAAAAATAACAATTCTGATGTAGACTTTGTTTCTAAATTCCCAACATCAAGCTTGATGTCTCCTACTGCAAAAATGAATGCACCATCTACAAGATGTCCATCAACTTTTGAAAGAACTTTACTTGTACCTGTGTAAACTCCTTCTTGTAATGGCGGTGTTGTTACAATTAATGATGATTCACCTTGATAATATTTTGTATCTTTATTGTCAATCTGATTACCATTACTATCATAGATTTTTAGTGAACTAAAATCAATCTCTACTGGTTCTGAAAATATAACATATACCTGTGTAATTCCTACTGGAGCATTTTGTGAAGAATTAGGGTTAGTTTCTTCTGTAAATGGATGAGCAGAGGCATATGGTATACCAATTAGTGAAATCAAAATCAAAACAAATAGGAATTTTCTCATTTAACTTTCATTTTACAACTCTTAATTTAAACAATTTACATTTTATTCGATAGTTGTACTAAATCAAGTAAAGATAATAACATGTAATTGTACAACGATACTCGTGAAGGTTCTAATTTTTGGATTAATTTCATTATTAATTTTTTCAGGAATTTCGTCACAAGCTTTTGCACATACGACCGTTGAGATTGAACCGTATGAAATTGAAGTTGGATGGGGGATAGAACCACCAATCGTTGGATATAGAAATGATTTTGTTTTTGAAATAAGTGAGCCTGGAGATAATCCCGGAGTAAAAACAGGCGTGATTAACGCTTTCAAAAATATTGAAGTTACTGCAAAATTTGGTGGATTAACTAAAATTTTAGATGTTGGATCTGATCCAAGACCTGGGCATTATTTTTCACATGTAATTCCTACAAAGACCGGTACAATCTCAATAACGTTACAGGGGGATATCAATGGAGTTCCTGTTGACATTGAAATTCCTGTTGAGGATGTAGAGACTACTGCCGTATTGGACTTTCCTCCAACTAGCGGTTCTTCTTCTGATCAGGATGTTGTCGCTCTGAAAAACGCAGTATCTGAACTACAAAGAAATGTCTTAGAGATAAAATCTGGCTCTGGAATTGACGTCAAGTCTGATACTGGTGCAGCATATGATTTTGCA
Above is a window of Nitrosopumilus sp. K4 DNA encoding:
- a CDS encoding metal ABC transporter ATP-binding protein → MLKVVEIEHLTVEYPGVKALDDVSFAVNEGDFLGIIGPNGAGKSTLFASILGLNTKYKGTIKFFGKDIKKSKDYLKQIGYVPQKPIFEKNFPATVNDIVRMGLRRESDESKIDEILQQLWIHELGNRRIGELSGGQQQRVFIAKALVNNPKLLILDEPVTGIDQQSIELFYSILKELNSKQNITIIWSSHDLDAVNRLVNHVACLNRTLFFHGESDKFFENDELVKQYSEASMQEHMHHH
- a CDS encoding metal ABC transporter substrate-binding protein; translation: MTSQVKMAIIAIIIVIPLTSFVVYATDSKIQQENVNDKLTVMSSFYPLHEFAKKIGQDKVDAELLVPVGVEPHEWEPTIQDIQRMQKADLIIINGIGFENWVKHLEEINFQGNIVDTSSGITIKENVGIETFQSKDEHDFGDPHIWLNPVLVKTQVQNMANAFSNSDPQNEKFYQNNAKNFKDELDLLDRNIRNDLSSCNRDFIAFHNAFSYFADEYDLNQHTIISTNDPHSEPTARTLENVINTARELNLKIIFTEETADPRTSQIIADEIGGKILVLSPIEIGNDKSYVTRMTENLNNLKEALC
- a CDS encoding metal ABC transporter permease; the protein is MQRGLVSGIAIAILCSVVGLFLVLRRYSLFGDAIAHSSFGGIALGLMSGVYPLWTAYGVSLVSALIITRLKDRFNISGDASVAVLLSSGIAVGLVVIGLSGGFTIDIFSFLFGSILLVSVDDTIMILALTGIILIIILAMYRQLLYSTFNEEQAKVSGIPVEKINYLIVFLAGITVVTSIQLVGVLLISALFVIPNVTAIMYGKGFKQTALISIGFSVFSVIAGILVSYVFDITPAGTIVLLSIGLFAGTMGIRSMGILKT
- a CDS encoding CopD family protein — protein: MRKFLFVLILISLIGIPYASAHPFTEETNPNSSQNAPVGITQVYVIFSEPVEIDFSSLKIYDSNGNQIDNKDTKYYQGESSLIVTTPPLQEGVYTGTSKVLSKVDGHLVDGAFIFAVGDIKLDVGNLETKSTSELLFFPEAGARFPGFVGETIVLGAVIASMLIWGTQNKEIIRKEIEKINVVHHGKFMSITGIGLMLVFASNIIVLAVQTLRLETSAIDAIQTTFGTTWIIRMTITIILLGIWFWMDRKKQIGKFHHIPMLVLSLILIGTSTMVGHGAASEQIAAIALDYVHNFVAAVWIGGIIYFAFALMPTFSRLEKSKMEKMSLVMIPRFSIAFIIAVGIVIISGPTLMWLLESDVGLITESTYGKIIFAKIAIAAIMVGLGGLIQFKIQKPNENKIKSSSVSVHNSLKRSLKIDAVLGIILLGVVALLTNGTLPAGEIQKADALDTSYGFRTIEYSENIRFDIEITPFSSGTNSVFVKVSDFSNNRLADSDELKVKISNPQRGISPIEVPMEMTQEEDGPTEFKGELTFGFSGEWQVEVEAQRTENANESVTLMLLVKPRLSDLKVEIIEFELPEESKPLYPLYDGNNAIWVSDPSAPKIWRFDLETKEFESFSFDGLTSMILTKDNDGKIWFTDTPANQIGFIDPETDQVTKITLPEIQPVISKNTPTFVQSDFDGNIWIAVVNKDVILKYDQINKSFEEIRLPQKESLPFALSIDPDGKVWFTESAVGKIGYIDPKNNNLKEFTPKTPLGAPEALLIDEEGNVWIAEHTGLAIVKFNPIIETFERISVPNQEALPYGMSFDRFGNVWFAQHTVDSIGAYDPDNDELIEIPIPTETSFAQFTTSDNDNNVWFVEQRGNKLGMIKLTEIPGVAQAAEQSQKIDLKYTEIASPLIALGIIATSLFFVKNVKDKRRIDSLIKS
- a CDS encoding CopG family ribbon-helix-helix protein, which translates into the protein MPIVSISLNDEILSELDKLQSSMGFSGRSEAIRAGIRTFVSEEKQKSNLEGNIHAILLVVHNDEFDHIVSGITHNFEDLITTHLHSKIEKEKCMELFVIDGDAEKVSTMTRDFQTNKNMDTVKLVAL